A single Micromonospora luteifusca DNA region contains:
- a CDS encoding 3-hydroxyacyl-CoA dehydrogenase family protein: MSDRFVVVGAGTMGLGIAYVAAGAGHAVELVEVDPERGATALNRLAELWERAVQRGKLSADEAAANRQRVTLRPTLAEVAPAPEVIVEAVPERLDLKRAVLRDAAALHPALLGSNTSSIAIGELAAELDAPERFLGLHFFNPVWAMALLEIVVGPATADETTEAAIALAGRLGKDPVVVRDLPGFATSRLGVTLGLEAIRMVADGVASPADIDKAMVLGYRHPIGPLELTDLVGLDVRLDIARTLQAAYGDRFAPPPLLVEMVAAGRLGKKSGHGFYQWSGGVKQ, encoded by the coding sequence ATGAGCGATCGTTTCGTGGTCGTCGGTGCGGGCACGATGGGGCTCGGCATCGCATACGTGGCGGCCGGGGCCGGGCACGCCGTCGAACTGGTCGAGGTGGACCCTGAGCGGGGCGCGACCGCGCTGAACCGGCTCGCCGAGCTGTGGGAGCGGGCTGTGCAGCGCGGGAAGTTGAGCGCCGACGAGGCCGCCGCGAACCGGCAGCGGGTCACGCTGCGCCCAACGCTCGCCGAGGTGGCTCCCGCCCCCGAGGTGATCGTGGAGGCGGTGCCGGAGCGGCTCGACCTGAAGCGGGCGGTGCTGCGTGATGCCGCCGCGCTGCACCCGGCGCTACTGGGCAGCAACACCTCCAGCATCGCCATCGGTGAGCTGGCCGCCGAGCTGGACGCGCCCGAGCGCTTCCTCGGCCTGCACTTCTTCAACCCGGTCTGGGCGATGGCGCTTCTCGAGATCGTGGTCGGCCCGGCCACCGCCGACGAGACCACCGAGGCGGCCATCGCGCTCGCTGGCCGGTTGGGCAAGGACCCCGTCGTCGTACGCGACCTGCCCGGTTTCGCCACCTCCCGGCTCGGGGTCACCCTCGGGCTGGAGGCGATCCGGATGGTCGCCGACGGGGTGGCCAGCCCGGCCGACATCGACAAGGCGATGGTGCTGGGCTACCGGCACCCGATCGGCCCGTTGGAGCTCACCGACCTGGTCGGCCTCGACGTGCGGCTGGACATCGCCCGCACGCTCCAGGCCGCGTACGGGGATCGCTTCGCGCCGCCGCCGCTGCTGGTGGAGATGGTGGCCGCGGGGCGGCTGGGTAAGAAGTCCGGGCACGGCTTCTACCAGTGGAGCGGCGGGGTCAAGCAGTGA
- the amcB gene encoding cyclophane-forming radical SAM peptide maturase AmcB, whose product MRGLAAVPSYVVMQPTTLCNLDCTYCYLPFRAADRRMPVSVAEAVAASVNPWAAAGRFSVVWHGGEPLAAGREHLADLIAPFGPEVEHHVQTNATLIDDDWCDFFTRHEMRVSVSVDGPRARNGDRVNRGGQPAYDRILRGVAALRQHGLPFSALAVVSRPEPGLATELYDYFLELGCDVLGINIEETEGVNTRDNSHDPAAVTGFWAELVAAWRREPRIHLREIEWSLRYAAAVLDNSADGVLPRQLDPIPTIGHDGSVTVLSPELAGFTDPHYGDFSSGNVLTTPLAEILDGAAAATPWVGEFLTGVEACRASCPYFGFCGGGHAANRYFELGRFDGTETEHCRNSKIRLLEGVLEHARDHQSPAA is encoded by the coding sequence ATGCGCGGTCTGGCCGCCGTCCCGTCGTACGTCGTCATGCAGCCAACCACCCTCTGCAATCTCGACTGCACGTACTGCTACCTGCCGTTTCGTGCCGCGGATCGTCGGATGCCGGTGTCGGTGGCCGAGGCGGTCGCGGCGTCGGTCAACCCCTGGGCGGCGGCCGGCCGATTCTCGGTGGTGTGGCACGGCGGCGAGCCACTGGCGGCCGGCCGGGAGCATCTGGCCGACCTGATCGCGCCGTTCGGGCCCGAGGTCGAGCACCACGTGCAGACCAACGCCACCCTGATCGACGACGACTGGTGTGACTTCTTCACCCGACACGAGATGCGGGTGAGCGTGAGCGTCGACGGGCCCCGGGCGCGCAACGGCGACCGGGTCAACCGGGGCGGCCAGCCGGCGTACGACCGGATTTTGCGTGGTGTCGCCGCGCTGCGCCAGCATGGCCTGCCCTTCTCCGCGCTGGCCGTGGTGTCCCGGCCGGAGCCGGGGCTCGCCACCGAGCTGTACGACTACTTCCTCGAGTTGGGCTGCGACGTGTTGGGCATCAACATCGAGGAGACCGAAGGGGTCAACACCCGCGACAACAGCCACGACCCGGCGGCGGTGACCGGCTTCTGGGCCGAGTTGGTCGCGGCCTGGCGTCGGGAGCCCCGGATCCACCTGCGCGAGATCGAGTGGTCGCTGCGTTACGCCGCGGCGGTGCTCGACAACTCGGCGGACGGGGTGCTGCCGCGCCAACTGGACCCGATCCCGACAATCGGGCACGACGGCTCGGTGACCGTTCTCTCCCCGGAGTTGGCCGGCTTCACCGACCCCCACTACGGCGACTTCAGCAGCGGCAACGTGCTGACGACCCCACTGGCGGAGATCCTCGACGGTGCGGCGGCGGCGACGCCGTGGGTGGGAGAGTTTCTGACTGGGGTGGAGGCGTGCCGGGCGTCCTGCCCGTACTTCGGCTTCTGTGGCGGGGGTCATGCCGCCAACCGTTACTTCGAGCTGGGGCGTTTTGACGGCACGGAGACCGAGCACTGCCGCAACAGCAAGATCCGCCTATTGGAGGGAGTGTTGGAGCATGCCCGAGATCACCAGTCACCGGCGGCCTGA
- a CDS encoding class I SAM-dependent methyltransferase, producing the protein MTGDPLIGDVIGELLRDTLAVATGVGPRPLVGGRLPRPVIEIIERDDGLINGAPAAHYLDGPQEWQPYDHRAVDRVRGETLDIGTGAGRIALLLQERGVPVTGLDTSAGALAVSRRRGVRRLVHGTVDTHVADGQQYDTFLLLGNNLGLFEGRERAPGFLAALAALARPGAQIIAHGTDPYGTRDPLHTGYHERNRRRGRLGGQLRLRLRYRELGTEWFDYLVCSAEEFASLVHGTGWRLTDVDDRDAPYYLATLRLAD; encoded by the coding sequence GTGACAGGTGATCCTCTAATCGGTGACGTGATCGGTGAACTGCTGCGGGACACGCTGGCCGTGGCCACCGGGGTGGGTCCCCGACCGTTGGTCGGCGGTCGACTGCCTCGGCCGGTCATCGAGATAATCGAACGGGATGACGGGCTCATCAATGGCGCGCCGGCCGCGCACTACCTGGACGGGCCGCAGGAGTGGCAGCCGTACGACCACCGGGCGGTGGACCGGGTCCGCGGCGAGACGCTCGACATCGGCACCGGCGCCGGCCGGATCGCGCTGCTGCTCCAGGAGCGCGGTGTGCCGGTCACCGGGCTGGACACCTCCGCGGGCGCGCTGGCGGTGAGCCGGCGTCGCGGCGTCCGGCGGTTGGTGCACGGCACCGTCGACACGCACGTCGCCGACGGCCAGCAGTACGACACGTTCCTGCTGCTCGGCAACAACCTCGGACTGTTCGAGGGCCGGGAACGTGCCCCCGGGTTCCTGGCCGCGCTCGCCGCGCTGGCCCGACCGGGGGCGCAGATCATCGCGCACGGCACCGACCCGTACGGCACCCGCGACCCGCTGCACACCGGCTACCACGAGCGCAACCGCCGTCGGGGCCGGCTCGGCGGTCAGCTCCGCCTCCGGCTGCGCTACCGGGAGCTGGGCACCGAGTGGTTCGACTATCTGGTCTGCTCGGCGGAGGAGTTCGCCTCGCTGGTGCACGGCACCGGCTGGCGGTTGACCGATGTGGACGACCGGGACGCCCCCTACTACCTGGCCACCCTGCGGCTCGCCGACTGA
- a CDS encoding DUF2786 domain-containing protein produces the protein MSEAMLSKVRKLLAQAEDPACTPAESAAFTAKATELIARYGVDRALLAARDPTTDPVGDRVLDIVAPYARDKVGLLAAVAEPLRCRCVRRRQGNGFALHLFGFASDLERVDLLFTSLLVQAAHGLAATAVPADDHPAAFRRSWLAGFAQVIGGRLWAAETAAASESGAPSVALVLADRSDRVQRRLAEEYPRLRTAPPRRLGGTGFGSGAEAGRHADLGGRDLGGTTAPERQLGR, from the coding sequence ATGTCCGAGGCCATGCTGAGCAAGGTTCGCAAGCTGCTGGCCCAGGCCGAGGACCCGGCCTGTACGCCCGCCGAGTCGGCCGCGTTCACCGCCAAGGCGACCGAGCTGATCGCCCGCTACGGCGTCGACCGGGCGCTGCTCGCCGCTCGTGACCCGACCACCGACCCAGTGGGCGACCGGGTCCTCGACATCGTCGCCCCGTACGCCCGCGACAAGGTCGGCCTGCTCGCCGCGGTCGCCGAACCACTGCGCTGCCGCTGCGTACGCCGCCGGCAGGGCAATGGCTTCGCACTGCACCTGTTCGGCTTCGCCAGCGACCTGGAGCGGGTCGACCTGCTCTTCACCTCACTGCTCGTGCAGGCGGCGCACGGCCTGGCCGCCACCGCGGTGCCTGCGGACGACCATCCCGCTGCCTTCCGTCGGTCCTGGTTGGCCGGCTTCGCGCAGGTGATCGGGGGCCGGCTCTGGGCGGCGGAGACGGCGGCGGCCAGCGAGTCGGGCGCACCGTCGGTGGCGCTGGTGCTGGCCGACCGGTCCGACCGGGTGCAGCGACGGCTCGCCGAGGAATACCCACGGCTGCGCACCGCGCCGCCACGCAGGCTGGGCGGCACCGGCTTCGGCTCCGGGGCAGAGGCAGGTCGCCACGCGGACCTGGGTGGTCGGGACCTCGGCGGCACCACCGCTCCGGAACGGCAGCTCGGCCGCTGA
- a CDS encoding BldC family transcriptional regulator, whose protein sequence is MASRTHEPEPLLTPAEVASMFRVDPKTVTRWAKAGKLSAIRTLGGHRRYRESEVRALLQGQIPQQRQGD, encoded by the coding sequence ATGGCATCGCGAACGCACGAACCAGAGCCGCTACTCACGCCGGCCGAGGTGGCGTCGATGTTCCGTGTCGACCCGAAGACGGTGACCCGGTGGGCAAAGGCGGGCAAGCTCAGCGCCATCCGCACCCTGGGTGGCCACCGTCGATACCGCGAGTCGGAGGTCAGGGCGCTGCTGCAGGGCCAGATCCCGCAGCAGCGGCAGGGCGACTGA
- the purM gene encoding phosphoribosylformylglycinamidine cyclo-ligase — MTHVSERSGAGSSPTGAGGDRQPWTAGAGRQARKRSVSYADAGVSIDAGDRAVELLKSKVRQTRRPEVLGDLGGFAGLFRLDTKKYKSPILASSTDGVGTKLVIAQQMDIHDTVGIDLVAMVVDDLVACGAEPLFLLDYIATGEVVPDKVAEIGAGIADGCRYAGCALLGGETAEHPGVLRPDEYDISATGVGVVEEADILSPERVEVGDVVIAMRSSGLHSNGYSLVRHVLLGAARMRLDIVIDDFGRQRTLGEELLTPTKIYAKDCLKLIAEAEVRALSHITGGGIPGNLVRVLPEHVDAVVNRSTWKPQPIFDLIQSKGRIDDQDMESTFNMGVGMFAIVSAEDADRALATLTGRGVEAWQAGEIIEGTGNVQMVGQHTRG; from the coding sequence GTGACGCACGTGTCCGAGCGCAGCGGCGCAGGAAGCAGCCCGACCGGCGCTGGCGGCGACCGCCAGCCCTGGACGGCCGGCGCTGGCCGTCAGGCGCGCAAACGCTCGGTCTCGTACGCCGACGCCGGGGTCTCCATCGACGCGGGCGACCGCGCGGTGGAGCTGCTCAAGTCGAAGGTGCGTCAGACCCGCCGCCCGGAGGTTCTCGGTGACCTCGGTGGCTTCGCGGGCCTGTTCCGACTGGACACGAAGAAGTACAAGAGCCCGATCCTGGCGTCGTCCACCGACGGGGTGGGTACCAAGCTGGTGATCGCTCAGCAGATGGACATTCACGACACGGTGGGCATCGACCTGGTCGCGATGGTCGTGGACGACCTGGTGGCCTGTGGTGCCGAGCCGCTGTTCCTGCTCGACTACATCGCCACCGGCGAGGTCGTGCCGGACAAGGTCGCCGAGATCGGCGCGGGCATCGCCGACGGCTGCCGCTACGCCGGCTGCGCGCTGCTGGGCGGGGAGACCGCCGAGCACCCCGGCGTGCTCCGCCCGGACGAGTACGACATCTCCGCGACCGGTGTCGGCGTGGTCGAGGAAGCCGACATCCTCAGCCCGGAGCGGGTCGAGGTGGGCGACGTGGTGATCGCCATGCGCTCGTCCGGCCTGCACTCCAACGGATACTCGTTGGTCCGGCACGTGCTGCTCGGTGCTGCCCGGATGCGACTGGACATCGTGATCGACGACTTCGGTCGGCAGCGGACCCTGGGTGAGGAGCTGCTCACCCCGACCAAGATCTACGCCAAGGACTGCCTCAAGCTGATCGCCGAAGCCGAGGTGCGGGCGTTGTCGCACATCACCGGCGGCGGTATCCCCGGCAACCTGGTCCGGGTGCTGCCGGAGCACGTCGACGCGGTGGTCAACCGGTCCACCTGGAAGCCGCAGCCGATCTTCGACCTGATTCAGTCGAAGGGTCGCATCGACGACCAGGACATGGAGTCGACCTTCAACATGGGCGTCGGCATGTTCGCGATCGTGTCGGCCGAGGACGCTGACCGGGCGCTGGCCACGCTGACCGGCCGTGGGGTCGAGGCGTGGCAGGCCGGCGAGATCATCGAGGGCACGGGCAACGTGCAGATGGTCGGTCAGCACACCCGGGGCTGA
- a CDS encoding Glu/Leu/Phe/Val family dehydrogenase yields the protein MGVFASTDDSVSTGHEQVVFCQDKQSGLKAIIGIYSTALGPALGGTRFYPYDNEDAALADVLDLSRGMAYKNALAGLDLGGGKAVIWGDPEQIKSEALLRAYGRFVESLGGRYYTACDVGTYVADMDVVARETRYVTGRSVEHGGAGDSSILTAWGVFQGMRAAAEHVWGTPSLRGRRIGVAGLGKVGKYLTGHLLDDGAEVVATDVNPKALAWVRANHPQVTLVDDATTLVAADIDVYAPCALGGALNDDTVPALRAKVVAGAANNQLAHPGIEKLLADRGILYTPDYVVNAGGVIQVADEIEGFNFDRAKLRATRIYDTTREILRLADAEGVPPAVAADRLAERRMADVGRLRAIHLR from the coding sequence ATGGGTGTATTCGCGAGCACCGACGACTCGGTTTCGACCGGTCACGAACAGGTCGTGTTCTGCCAGGACAAGCAGAGCGGCCTGAAGGCGATCATCGGGATCTACTCCACCGCGCTGGGGCCGGCGCTCGGCGGCACCCGCTTCTACCCGTACGACAACGAGGACGCCGCCCTCGCCGACGTGCTCGACCTGTCGCGCGGGATGGCGTACAAGAACGCGCTCGCCGGGCTGGACCTGGGCGGTGGCAAGGCCGTCATCTGGGGCGACCCCGAGCAGATCAAGAGCGAGGCGTTGCTGCGAGCGTACGGCCGCTTCGTGGAGTCGCTGGGCGGCCGCTACTACACCGCCTGCGACGTCGGCACCTACGTGGCGGACATGGACGTCGTGGCCCGGGAGACCCGCTACGTGACCGGGCGCAGCGTGGAGCACGGCGGTGCCGGCGACTCGTCGATCCTCACCGCCTGGGGCGTCTTCCAGGGCATGCGGGCGGCCGCCGAGCATGTCTGGGGCACCCCGAGCCTGCGGGGCCGCCGGATCGGTGTGGCCGGGCTGGGCAAGGTTGGCAAATACCTCACCGGGCACCTGCTGGACGATGGCGCCGAGGTGGTCGCCACTGACGTCAACCCGAAGGCGCTGGCGTGGGTACGCGCCAACCACCCGCAGGTCACCCTGGTCGACGACGCGACCACGCTGGTCGCCGCGGACATCGACGTGTACGCGCCGTGCGCGCTGGGTGGCGCCCTGAACGACGACACCGTGCCGGCGCTGCGCGCCAAGGTGGTGGCCGGGGCGGCGAACAACCAGCTCGCCCACCCGGGCATCGAGAAGCTGCTGGCCGATCGGGGCATCCTCTACACCCCGGACTACGTGGTCAACGCGGGCGGTGTCATCCAGGTGGCCGACGAGATCGAGGGCTTCAACTTCGACCGGGCGAAGCTGCGGGCGACCCGGATCTACGACACCACCCGCGAGATCCTGCGCCTGGCTGACGCCGAGGGCGTGCCGCCGGCGGTGGCCGCCGACCGGCTCGCGGAACGGCGGATGGCGGATGTCGGCCGGCTGCGCGCGATCCACCTGCGCTGA
- a CDS encoding ABC transporter substrate-binding protein, which translates to MLVSRRSRVASLAACATILLATSACGNDKAEEKSAQQVRLYGTDGNMLNSYPAELKERASLVDGMKGTTPLTPLPEDFKSRLRSVDPALTDYLYSAETYDAVVIGVLAAQLAGSNDPAAIAKQIVGVTNDGQRCEDPATCLTLARAGQDIEYRSVSLTRAGFTDKGEPATASYATLTFDGQQINDGKTEFVGAGTESAASTKTPPKPKKQPSGENPDQEPLVLGGLLPKTGDLAISYAPMAAGAALAIREVNAAGGALGKPVVWKDGDDGTSPAVAKATVAKHVADDVSVIIGAGASGISREVLPDVVKAGKILFSPCNTDAGLTDVEDKGLYFRTAPPDSLQGRALADVILRDGSQKIVIVARKDSYGEGLQATARDELQKAGIAADRIKLLTYEPPADAEAPPVDFTGGAKEIKDFGADAVLVIGFGESAQVIRALADSGVQIRH; encoded by the coding sequence ATGCTCGTATCACGCCGCTCGCGGGTGGCCTCACTGGCAGCCTGCGCGACGATCCTGCTTGCCACAAGCGCCTGCGGGAATGACAAGGCCGAGGAGAAAAGCGCCCAACAGGTGCGCCTCTATGGCACGGACGGCAACATGCTCAACTCCTACCCTGCGGAGTTGAAGGAACGTGCCAGTCTCGTCGATGGGATGAAGGGAACCACGCCGCTCACCCCACTGCCCGAGGACTTCAAGAGCCGGCTACGGTCCGTCGATCCGGCGCTGACGGACTACCTCTACTCCGCGGAGACCTACGACGCTGTGGTGATCGGGGTACTCGCCGCCCAACTGGCCGGGAGCAACGACCCCGCAGCCATCGCGAAGCAGATCGTCGGCGTGACCAACGACGGTCAGCGCTGCGAGGACCCGGCGACCTGCCTGACGCTGGCCCGCGCAGGCCAGGACATCGAGTACCGCAGCGTGTCGCTGACCCGGGCGGGCTTCACCGACAAGGGTGAGCCGGCCACCGCGAGCTACGCCACGCTGACCTTCGACGGGCAGCAGATCAACGACGGCAAGACCGAGTTCGTCGGCGCGGGCACCGAGTCGGCGGCGAGCACCAAGACGCCGCCGAAGCCGAAGAAGCAGCCCTCGGGAGAGAACCCCGACCAGGAGCCGCTGGTTCTGGGCGGCCTGCTGCCGAAGACCGGTGACCTGGCGATCTCCTACGCGCCGATGGCGGCCGGCGCGGCGCTGGCGATCAGGGAGGTCAACGCCGCTGGCGGCGCGCTGGGCAAGCCGGTGGTCTGGAAGGACGGCGACGACGGCACCAGCCCGGCGGTGGCCAAGGCGACCGTGGCCAAGCACGTGGCGGACGACGTCAGCGTGATCATCGGCGCCGGCGCATCCGGTATCTCCCGGGAGGTGCTGCCGGATGTGGTGAAGGCCGGAAAGATCCTCTTCTCGCCGTGCAACACCGACGCCGGCCTGACCGACGTGGAGGACAAGGGCCTCTACTTCCGGACCGCCCCGCCGGACAGCCTCCAGGGCCGGGCGCTGGCCGACGTGATCCTCCGCGACGGGTCGCAGAAGATCGTCATCGTCGCCCGTAAGGACTCCTACGGCGAGGGCCTCCAGGCCACCGCCCGCGACGAGCTGCAGAAGGCCGGCATCGCCGCAGACCGCATCAAGCTGCTCACCTACGAGCCGCCGGCCGATGCCGAGGCTCCTCCGGTCGACTTCACCGGTGGTGCGAAGGAGATCAAGGACTTCGGCGCGGACGCCGTGCTGGTCATCGGCTTCGGCGAATCCGCCCAGGTGATCCGGGCGCTCGCCGACAGCGGGGTGCAGATCCGGCACTGA
- the amcA gene encoding multiple cyclophane-containing RiPP AmcA, which translates to MPEITSHRRPEREADDGVIERVREAGPALVELLQEAEDARRLRSEVSGSDGASAVCAWNHFENIPTFYNWNNRPR; encoded by the coding sequence ATGCCCGAGATCACCAGTCACCGGCGGCCTGAGCGCGAAGCGGACGACGGCGTCATCGAACGGGTGCGAGAGGCGGGTCCTGCGCTCGTCGAGCTGCTGCAGGAGGCCGAGGACGCACGGCGGCTGCGTTCCGAGGTGTCGGGAAGCGACGGCGCCAGCGCGGTCTGCGCCTGGAACCACTTCGAGAACATTCCGACGTTCTACAACTGGAACAACCGCCCGCGCTGA
- the purF gene encoding amidophosphoribosyltransferase, producing the protein MPRGDGRLSHDLDPQRPGPQDACGVFGVWAPGEEVANLTYFGLYALQHRGQEAAGIAVSDGSGVVVYKDLGLVAQVFDEPTLASLRGHLAIGHARYSTTGASNWENAQPTIRSTTSGTTIALAHNGNLVNTAELEKEVAERGLIADGSTNDTSLVTMLLAGRPDLSVEAAALEVLPQLRGAFSFVFMDESTLYAARDPHGVRPLVLGRLERGWVVASETAALDIVGASVVREVEPGELIAIDENGLRSTRFAAPEPKGCLFEYVYIARPDATIAGRNVHAARVQIGRQLAKEHPVEADLVIPVPESGTPAAIGYAEASGITYGAGLMKNPYVGRTFIQPSQTLRQLGIRLKLNPLRENVRGKRLVVVDDSIVRGNTQRAIVRMLREAGALEVHVRISSPPVSWPCFYGIDFATRAELLANGLDNDGIRRSIGADTLGYVSLTGLIAATEQPKTRLCRACFDGEYPIELPAGNLIGKHVLEGVGRRVANSAPEAPHINGSSVATPGGVTANRP; encoded by the coding sequence GTGCCCCGAGGCGACGGCCGGCTGAGCCACGACCTTGACCCCCAACGACCTGGCCCGCAAGACGCCTGTGGTGTCTTCGGCGTCTGGGCCCCCGGCGAAGAGGTTGCCAATCTGACCTACTTCGGCCTCTACGCCCTGCAGCACCGGGGCCAGGAGGCAGCGGGCATCGCGGTGAGCGATGGCTCCGGTGTGGTGGTCTACAAGGACCTGGGCCTGGTGGCTCAGGTCTTCGACGAGCCCACCCTGGCGAGCCTTCGCGGCCACCTGGCGATCGGGCACGCCCGTTACTCCACCACCGGCGCATCGAACTGGGAGAACGCCCAGCCGACGATCCGGTCGACCACCTCCGGCACGACCATCGCGCTGGCCCACAACGGCAACCTTGTGAACACGGCCGAGCTGGAGAAGGAGGTCGCCGAGCGTGGCCTGATCGCCGACGGTTCGACCAACGACACCTCCCTGGTGACGATGTTGCTCGCCGGTCGACCGGATCTGTCGGTCGAAGCGGCCGCGCTGGAGGTGCTGCCGCAGCTGCGTGGCGCGTTCAGCTTCGTCTTCATGGACGAGTCGACCCTCTACGCGGCCCGTGATCCGCACGGCGTCCGCCCGCTGGTGCTCGGCCGCCTGGAGCGCGGCTGGGTGGTGGCCAGTGAGACCGCCGCGCTGGACATCGTCGGTGCCAGCGTGGTGCGCGAGGTCGAGCCGGGCGAGCTGATCGCGATCGACGAGAACGGGCTGCGTTCCACCCGGTTCGCGGCACCGGAGCCGAAGGGCTGCCTCTTCGAGTACGTCTACATCGCCCGCCCGGATGCCACGATCGCCGGGCGCAACGTCCACGCGGCGCGGGTGCAGATCGGTCGGCAGTTGGCCAAGGAGCACCCGGTCGAGGCCGACCTGGTGATCCCGGTGCCCGAGTCAGGCACCCCGGCCGCGATCGGCTACGCGGAGGCGTCCGGCATCACCTACGGTGCCGGCCTGATGAAGAACCCGTACGTGGGGCGCACCTTCATCCAGCCGTCGCAGACCCTGCGTCAGCTCGGCATCCGACTCAAGCTCAACCCGCTGCGGGAGAACGTCCGGGGCAAGCGGTTGGTGGTCGTGGACGACTCGATCGTGCGTGGCAACACCCAGCGCGCCATCGTCCGGATGCTGCGTGAGGCGGGGGCGCTGGAGGTGCACGTCCGGATCTCCTCCCCGCCGGTCAGCTGGCCGTGCTTCTACGGCATCGACTTCGCCACCCGGGCGGAACTGCTGGCCAACGGGTTGGACAACGACGGCATCCGGCGTTCCATCGGCGCCGACACGCTGGGTTACGTTTCGCTTACTGGCCTGATCGCCGCGACCGAGCAGCCGAAGACCCGGCTGTGTCGCGCGTGTTTCGATGGGGAGTACCCGATCGAGCTGCCGGCCGGCAACCTGATCGGCAAGCACGTGCTCGAAGGGGTGGGCCGACGGGTCGCCAACTCGGCGCCGGAAGCTCCGCACATCAACGGCTCGTCCGTCGCCACTCCGGGTGGCGTGACCGCAAACCGCCCGTAG
- a CDS encoding DUF3073 domain-containing protein: MGRGRAKAKQTKVARELKYHSPNTDLTALQRELAGAGKSEHHFDDDSKEFVDDDDEDHADDDPDPWVRPTR; encoded by the coding sequence ATGGGGCGCGGCCGTGCTAAGGCCAAGCAGACAAAGGTGGCCCGGGAGTTGAAGTACCACTCCCCGAACACCGACCTCACCGCCTTGCAGCGAGAACTGGCGGGTGCTGGTAAGTCTGAGCACCACTTCGACGACGACTCTAAAGAGTTCGTCGACGACGATGATGAGGATCACGCGGACGACGATCCGGATCCCTGGGTCCGTCCGACCCGCTGA
- a CDS encoding enoyl-CoA hydratase/isomerase family protein, whose product MSATSGLRIEERPDRLVVTLDRPEKRNAIDADLIAELHQVCAELEARPRLLLLTGGAAGIFAGGADIGQLRERGRTDALAAINSAAFARIRALPLPTVAAVDGPALGGGAELAYACDLRVCTARAVFGQPEVRLGILAGAGATHRLPALIGEGRAKELLFTGRRVDAAEALRIGLVNRVVDEPDELLTVAHALLDEIALGSSLALRLTKLAVDAPAAAHPQLDLVSQAVLFEDEEKHRRMTEFLERRRPR is encoded by the coding sequence GTGAGCGCGACGAGTGGGCTGCGGATCGAGGAGCGGCCGGACCGGCTGGTGGTCACCCTGGACCGACCGGAGAAGCGCAACGCGATCGACGCTGACCTGATCGCCGAGCTGCACCAGGTCTGCGCCGAGTTGGAGGCGCGCCCACGGCTACTGCTGCTCACCGGTGGGGCGGCCGGCATCTTCGCCGGTGGCGCCGACATCGGCCAGCTCCGCGAACGGGGTCGCACGGACGCCCTGGCCGCGATCAACTCCGCCGCCTTCGCCCGGATCCGGGCGCTTCCGCTGCCCACCGTGGCCGCCGTCGACGGCCCGGCGCTGGGCGGTGGCGCGGAGCTGGCGTACGCCTGCGATCTGCGGGTGTGCACGGCGCGGGCGGTCTTCGGTCAGCCGGAGGTGCGGTTGGGCATCCTGGCCGGCGCTGGCGCGACCCACCGGCTGCCCGCGTTGATCGGTGAGGGCCGGGCCAAGGAGCTGCTCTTCACCGGCCGGCGGGTGGACGCCGCCGAGGCGCTGCGGATCGGTCTGGTGAACCGGGTGGTGGACGAGCCCGATGAGCTGCTGACGGTGGCGCACGCGTTGCTCGACGAGATCGCCCTGGGCTCGTCGCTGGCGCTGCGGCTGACCAAGCTGGCGGTGGACGCGCCCGCCGCCGCGCACCCGCAGCTCGATCTGGTCAGCCAGGCGGTGCTCTTCGAGGACGAGGAGAAGCACCGGCGGATGACCGAGTTCCTGGAGCGCCGTCGGCCCCGGTGA
- a CDS encoding PPOX class F420-dependent oxidoreductase: MTTLDRLSAEKYLLLTTFRKDGRAVPTPVWAVRDGEALAVWTRADSGKVKRIRNNGEVTVAPCDVRGRPHGAEVSARATIYGGRDTGRVRDLLKHKYRLIGRLSLLGSRLRRGEGGTVGIRVTLAEGQR, encoded by the coding sequence GTGACCACGTTGGACCGGCTGTCGGCCGAGAAGTACCTCCTGCTCACGACCTTCCGCAAGGACGGTCGGGCGGTGCCGACCCCGGTCTGGGCGGTCCGCGACGGCGAGGCGCTGGCGGTCTGGACCCGGGCCGATTCGGGCAAGGTCAAGCGGATCCGCAACAACGGCGAGGTGACCGTGGCGCCCTGCGACGTACGGGGCCGACCACACGGGGCGGAGGTGTCAGCGCGCGCCACGATCTATGGGGGTCGGGACACCGGTCGGGTCCGCGACCTGCTCAAGCACAAGTACCGGCTGATCGGCCGGCTGAGCCTGCTGGGCAGCCGCTTACGCCGCGGCGAGGGCGGCACGGTCGGCATCCGTGTGACGCTGGCCGAGGGCCAGCGCTGA